One genomic region from Spirosoma sp. KCTC 42546 encodes:
- a CDS encoding helix-turn-helix domain-containing protein, whose product MDITKNIKTIRGQKGIKQIDMAARMNLERSNYSRIENKGNEISIRQLQEIADALEVPLFDLIFPQEAKALSKANSTIPKLIQSNEDLLDFKSKVETLFNFLTGFVPALEQMGFTEEKVRTQLDPDGRLETYTKEKLKELKESLDI is encoded by the coding sequence ATGGATATAACAAAAAATATCAAGACTATTAGAGGGCAAAAGGGTATCAAACAGATTGATATGGCTGCTAGAATGAATCTTGAGCGTAGTAATTACAGCAGAATAGAAAATAAGGGGAATGAAATATCAATCAGGCAGTTACAGGAAATAGCGGACGCTTTAGAGGTGCCTTTATTTGATTTGATATTTCCACAGGAGGCAAAAGCATTATCAAAGGCTAATTCGACAATACCAAAGCTTATACAATCAAATGAAGACTTACTAGATTTTAAGAGTAAAGTCGAAACATTGTTTAACTTTCTAACCGGCTTCGTTCCAGCACTTGAACAGATGGGCTTTACTGAGGAGAAGGTTAGGACACAGTTAGATCCTGACGGAAGGTTGGAGACTTATACTAAAGAGAAGTTGAAGGAGTTGAAAGAATCTTTAGACATATGA
- a CDS encoding sigma-70 family RNA polymerase sigma factor — MSQFYVAQSASDIEDYDDDYSNNIASIHKPLVEYIIKLFNEENKNRIALLGNFGVGKTSLCHKLHIELIRYFLKNPSARIPIYFNLKDFYSGFDIHQTLTNFLQKQPNLDIDLKLFLELQRMGRFVFILDGFDEMATKVDRTVVAENLNEINRLFIEGDNQLLITCRTHFFQEKISEPFLEDYNVLYLTEWGEEELKEYLKKKYAGEWNNYWTKLHKIPNIYDLFKTPILVEMVLKSLSSVENWQNISPAILYEKYTDDWILQQSKRRGTMMGKEDRRKFVENLAIKLYAENVSSIHFESLYSLSHTLSGYNDKTRIDYFDTDARTSTFLTKNSSGYYGFKHRSFMEFFCACIIVKSIKVENSDLLTTKELSSEILSFIDGIEIDQNSINILTEWSNNFSNRTLSLNSVKILQSKNVDLSKEVIERYDINKEDFDLLDTAFTGDQKSLTTLYYSYYPLLISYGYNILGHNNIEAEESITDAFMRILAKGDSIRFSTKISFKNYLFSIYKNILLNKSRRSIQSRNIISIEDLSESEIFEYAASSPSNEFEQIDAIRHIFRKLSENDRKIIELYYIEGYSQKELADKLNVSMSTIYSRISRIRNYLNL; from the coding sequence TTGAGTCAGTTTTACGTAGCCCAAAGTGCTTCTGACATAGAAGATTATGATGATGATTACTCTAATAATATAGCTTCTATTCACAAGCCTTTAGTTGAATACATTATTAAACTATTTAATGAAGAAAATAAAAATAGAATTGCCTTACTAGGAAATTTTGGTGTAGGTAAAACTAGCCTTTGCCATAAATTACATATTGAATTAATAAGGTATTTTTTAAAAAACCCCTCTGCTAGAATTCCAATCTATTTCAACTTGAAAGATTTCTATTCGGGGTTTGATATTCATCAAACCCTTACTAATTTTTTACAGAAACAACCTAATCTTGATATTGATTTGAAGCTTTTTCTAGAGCTTCAAAGGATGGGTAGATTCGTATTCATACTTGATGGATTTGATGAAATGGCGACTAAAGTCGATAGGACAGTAGTAGCCGAAAACCTTAATGAGATTAATCGTTTATTCATCGAAGGAGATAATCAATTATTAATTACTTGTAGAACTCATTTTTTTCAAGAAAAAATTTCAGAACCATTTCTTGAAGATTATAATGTTTTGTACCTAACAGAATGGGGAGAGGAAGAATTAAAAGAATATTTAAAAAAGAAATACGCAGGAGAATGGAATAATTATTGGACAAAATTACATAAAATACCTAATATATATGATTTGTTTAAAACCCCAATATTGGTTGAAATGGTATTAAAAAGCCTATCCTCTGTTGAGAACTGGCAAAATATCAGCCCTGCAATTCTGTATGAAAAATATACAGATGATTGGATTTTACAGCAATCTAAAAGACGTGGGACTATGATGGGCAAAGAGGATCGTAGGAAATTTGTTGAAAACCTTGCAATAAAGCTATATGCGGAAAATGTTTCTAGTATTCATTTTGAGAGCCTGTATTCATTATCGCATACTTTGTCGGGATACAATGATAAAACAAGAATTGATTATTTTGATACTGATGCACGAACGTCAACTTTTCTCACAAAAAATAGCTCTGGTTATTATGGTTTCAAACATAGGTCATTCATGGAGTTCTTTTGTGCATGCATAATTGTTAAAAGCATTAAAGTAGAAAATTCAGATTTATTAACTACTAAAGAATTAAGTTCGGAAATATTAAGCTTTATAGATGGCATTGAAATTGACCAAAACTCAATTAATATATTGACAGAATGGAGTAATAACTTTTCAAACAGAACTTTATCATTGAATTCTGTTAAAATATTGCAATCTAAAAATGTTGATCTTAGTAAAGAAGTTATTGAGAGGTATGATATAAACAAGGAAGACTTCGATCTGTTGGACACAGCCTTTACAGGTGACCAGAAATCTCTTACCACTCTGTATTATAGTTACTATCCATTATTAATAAGTTATGGTTATAATATATTAGGACATAATAATATAGAAGCTGAAGAATCAATCACTGATGCTTTTATGCGAATTTTAGCTAAAGGTGATAGTATTAGATTTTCCACGAAAATTTCATTTAAAAATTACCTTTTCAGTATTTATAAAAATATATTATTGAATAAATCGCGAAGGTCAATACAAAGTAGAAATATAATTTCTATAGAAGATTTGTCAGAAAGTGAAATATTTGAATATGCAGCAAGCTCGCCTTCAAATGAATTTGAACAGATTGATGCTATCCGACACATATTTCGGAAATTATCTGAAAATGATCGAAAGATTATAGAACTATACTATATTGAAGGCTATTCACAGAAAGAATTAGCAGATAAATTAAATGTCTCGATGTCTACTATTTATAGTAGAATTTCGCGTATTAGAAATTATTTAAATTTATAG
- a CDS encoding restriction endonuclease, producing MLDRVQKISQALPKLSSAQLKSIDSLVDQFMRPYIRKEANPQSEIITSGFLEDFGDMLRLHHCFSKGPFSKDKFEYALEEAFKMSGRSSLLAPAGNPTFDLTVDGLKYSLKTEAAKNVNAQKIHISKFMELGKGLWEDKLEHLIGLRQSFLTRLSQCDKILTLRVLRKSPWTYELVEIPVSLLNKASEGNLRMNLESRQMPKPGYCDVYENGYLLFQLYFDGGTERKLQIKNLQKNLCTVHATWEFDITPVLPESEDVQSK from the coding sequence ATGCTTGACAGAGTACAAAAAATATCACAAGCTCTCCCAAAACTATCGTCTGCTCAATTAAAATCTATTGACTCACTTGTGGACCAATTTATGCGTCCATACATAAGAAAAGAAGCAAACCCTCAGTCAGAGATTATAACTAGTGGCTTTTTGGAGGACTTTGGAGATATGCTCCGTTTACATCATTGCTTTTCAAAAGGGCCCTTCTCAAAAGATAAGTTTGAATACGCGTTAGAAGAAGCTTTTAAAATGTCTGGCAGGAGTTCTTTGCTTGCTCCTGCTGGCAATCCGACTTTTGATTTAACCGTTGATGGTTTAAAATACTCTTTAAAAACAGAAGCCGCGAAGAATGTCAATGCCCAAAAAATCCATATTTCTAAGTTTATGGAACTTGGCAAAGGGCTGTGGGAAGATAAGCTAGAGCATTTGATAGGTCTAAGGCAAAGCTTTCTTACAAGATTAAGTCAATGTGATAAAATACTAACATTGAGAGTATTAAGGAAATCACCTTGGACATATGAGCTAGTTGAAATACCAGTCAGTCTTCTAAATAAAGCATCTGAAGGAAATCTAAGGATGAACCTAGAAAGCCGACAGATGCCCAAGCCCGGTTATTGCGATGTATATGAAAATGGTTATTTATTATTTCAGTTATACTTCGATGGTGGTACCGAGCGGAAATTACAGATTAAAAACCTCCAAAAGAATCTATGCACTGTTCACGCCACTTGGGAGTTTGATATTACACCGGTTCTGCCTGAATCTGAGGACGTTCAAAGTAAATAA
- a CDS encoding site-specific integrase produces the protein MTYQTTTKQQRIKPFRVICWRRKQAENAQGLAPIMFEIKFNGQTKTVHSGIYCKADELSTKEFAVLGNNPATQLLQSMKSDFEKSFSKVSLSGEIIDLGRISDMVMKQGGYVDKTPLFREVLEQLVTRYREQTGKITTKGTLKAIITAQYRLHDYLRDSGKWNIRLAEIKPVFVSDVITYMQSKKGYSKNYANKVIRVAMQVLNHAEDAEWIPRNPLRNVRLKHERVNIVYLDEKEIEQLKTYHLHNDTFDLVRDGFLFQVYTGLAYTDMTNALIENLTTIDDMPCLRVKREKTNTPCLIPLLPPALALIEKYKDWPFCKHYGRLIPTITNQKMNNYLKEIAGICGISKHLTTHVGRKSAATFLVNNGVSPVVIQSILGHSSFTTTANHYAVTMEQTIVREMNDLAKRKFPTMKT, from the coding sequence ATGACCTATCAGACCACTACTAAACAGCAACGAATTAAACCCTTTCGGGTGATCTGTTGGAGACGTAAGCAAGCGGAAAACGCTCAAGGGCTTGCTCCAATCATGTTTGAAATCAAATTCAATGGACAGACCAAAACCGTTCATTCAGGTATCTACTGCAAAGCTGATGAGCTGAGTACTAAGGAATTTGCCGTATTGGGCAATAATCCGGCAACTCAGCTACTCCAAAGTATGAAATCTGACTTTGAGAAATCATTCTCGAAAGTCAGCTTGTCAGGTGAAATCATTGATTTAGGCCGTATTTCTGATATGGTCATGAAGCAAGGGGGCTATGTTGACAAAACCCCGCTCTTTCGTGAAGTCCTAGAGCAACTTGTAACACGCTACCGGGAGCAAACGGGAAAGATTACGACGAAAGGAACACTCAAAGCCATTATTACGGCTCAGTATCGTTTGCATGACTATCTACGAGATTCAGGTAAATGGAATATTCGATTAGCGGAAATAAAGCCTGTTTTCGTCAGCGATGTAATAACATACATGCAGAGCAAGAAAGGTTATTCTAAGAACTACGCTAATAAAGTTATTCGGGTAGCCATGCAGGTTCTAAACCATGCCGAAGACGCGGAATGGATACCCCGTAACCCGCTCCGAAACGTTCGCCTGAAACATGAGCGGGTAAATATTGTCTATCTGGATGAGAAGGAAATAGAGCAGCTTAAAACGTATCATTTGCATAATGATACGTTTGATTTAGTCCGTGATGGATTTTTATTTCAAGTTTATACGGGTCTCGCCTATACGGACATGACAAATGCTCTTATTGAGAATTTGACCACTATAGACGATATGCCCTGTTTACGAGTCAAACGGGAAAAGACCAATACCCCTTGTTTGATACCACTCTTACCGCCCGCCCTGGCACTGATTGAGAAGTACAAAGATTGGCCGTTTTGCAAGCATTACGGTAGGCTGATACCCACAATAACAAACCAGAAAATGAATAATTATCTCAAGGAGATAGCTGGGATTTGTGGGATCAGTAAGCATTTGACCACGCATGTTGGCCGCAAATCGGCGGCTACATTTCTGGTCAATAACGGTGTTTCGCCCGTCGTGATTCAATCCATTTTAGGTCATTCCTCATTCACTACTACCGCAAATCATTACGCCGTGACGATGGAACAAACGATAGTACGTGAAATGAATGACTTAGCTAAACGCAAGTTCCCTACAATGAAAACATAA
- a CDS encoding SIR2 family protein, which translates to MKNMSFKEIIELLGETDKQPFYTFERIVLTLLEKYLSESNKTIIPYYKLPEGEIDAFLPNGFGNEPKTTIVDIKYTKKVAINNIKEKLIKTAEKLDLAVDGFNLLFIVSIEIKPSDKIIIKEFLQSKKPLINFFIWDLHELDTLFNKYAEFVSSFIPNIEKKALQNIVDKSLEYKDWQKERENLIQKLSEVHKNDDLIIFLGAGISSSAGLPDWSSLLSQLLVSLISSSLPKNIDVTDQEKIILAKSLQGLNNSSPLLEARYVNSGLRDNFESEVSNILYKNIKHNNTSPLIDSIGNLCIPPRGALGVRAIVTYNFDDLIERKLESLNLRYRPIYKDMDIPLKDELGIFHVHGFLPENSIDYEGISESLLVFSEKNYHTLMKEPYFWSNLIQLNFFRENTCLLIGLSGTDPNLRRLLEIAKRKNKIAKHYILLKRTSKKVFIEDFEKNDQQVNTTLIETINSIHHNLQERSFDELGLNVLWYEDYDELPDIIEKINYNRKR; encoded by the coding sequence ATGAAAAATATGTCCTTTAAAGAGATAATCGAGCTGCTAGGCGAAACTGACAAACAGCCTTTTTATACTTTCGAAAGAATTGTATTGACACTTTTAGAAAAATATTTATCCGAAAGTAATAAAACAATAATTCCCTACTATAAATTACCTGAAGGAGAAATTGACGCTTTCCTACCTAACGGTTTTGGAAACGAGCCAAAAACTACAATCGTTGATATAAAATACACAAAAAAGGTAGCTATAAATAATATTAAAGAGAAACTTATTAAAACAGCTGAAAAGCTTGACTTAGCTGTTGATGGTTTTAATCTATTATTTATTGTTTCTATAGAAATTAAACCTAGCGATAAAATTATTATTAAAGAATTTTTGCAAAGTAAAAAACCTCTAATAAATTTTTTCATATGGGATTTGCATGAACTTGATACATTGTTCAATAAGTATGCAGAGTTTGTATCAAGTTTTATTCCAAATATTGAAAAGAAAGCTCTACAAAATATTGTCGATAAGTCATTAGAATATAAAGACTGGCAAAAAGAAAGAGAGAATTTAATTCAAAAGCTATCAGAAGTACACAAGAATGACGATTTAATTATTTTTTTAGGGGCAGGCATATCTTCGAGTGCAGGATTACCAGATTGGAGTTCTTTATTATCTCAACTGTTAGTCAGCCTTATTAGCAGTAGCTTGCCAAAAAATATTGATGTTACAGATCAGGAGAAAATTATTTTGGCGAAGTCGCTACAAGGCTTAAATAATTCCTCGCCGTTACTAGAAGCAAGATATGTTAATTCTGGACTTAGAGATAATTTTGAGAGCGAGGTCTCTAATATTCTTTACAAGAATATTAAACATAATAATACTTCCCCATTAATAGATAGTATTGGTAATTTATGCATTCCTCCAAGGGGGGCGTTAGGTGTTAGAGCAATAGTTACATACAATTTTGACGATCTTATAGAGCGAAAGCTAGAAAGCTTAAATTTACGATATAGGCCTATTTATAAAGATATGGACATTCCCTTAAAAGATGAGTTAGGAATTTTTCATGTACATGGCTTTTTACCAGAAAATTCAATTGATTATGAAGGTATATCTGAAAGTTTATTAGTATTTTCTGAAAAGAACTATCACACATTAATGAAAGAACCATATTTCTGGTCCAATCTTATACAATTAAACTTTTTTAGAGAAAACACGTGCTTATTAATAGGTCTATCAGGAACAGATCCAAATTTACGCAGGTTACTTGAAATAGCTAAGAGGAAAAACAAAATAGCTAAACATTATATTCTATTGAAAAGAACTTCGAAAAAAGTATTTATTGAAGATTTCGAAAAAAATGACCAACAAGTAAATACTACTCTTATTGAGACTATCAATTCAATTCATCACAATTTACAAGAGAGATCATTTGATGAGTTGGGCTTAAATGTGTTATGGTATGAAGATTATGACGAATTACCTGACATTATTGAAAAAATAAATTACAATCGTAAAAGGTAG
- a CDS encoding site-specific DNA-methyltransferase, which produces MTQHKQDWNIINGDALSTLTDNFTQPTFQTCVTSPPYWGLRDYGIETQIGSETDINEYINKLVNVFRAVRNCLKDDGTLWLNIGDSYTSGGRTWRDADKKNPARGMSYRAPTPEGLKPKDLIGVPWRLAFALQADGWYLRSDIIWYKPNCQPESVRDRPTQSHEYLFLLTKSEKYLYNSEAIKEDTKDKKGKRNARTVWEVNTEPYKEAHFAVFPSKLVKPCILAGSNPGDYILDPFAGSGTVGEVSMALNRKFVGIELNSDYVDLAKRRIIKSIPSIIYFERPQIQAEPV; this is translated from the coding sequence ATGACTCAACATAAGCAAGACTGGAACATCATAAACGGTGATGCCCTAAGTACCTTAACCGACAATTTTACACAGCCAACCTTTCAAACATGCGTCACGAGCCCACCCTATTGGGGGCTTCGAGATTATGGTATTGAAACACAAATTGGCTCTGAAACCGACATAAATGAATATATTAATAAGTTAGTTAATGTATTTAGAGCCGTTAGAAACTGCCTTAAAGATGACGGTACACTATGGTTAAATATTGGTGACTCATATACAAGTGGGGGGCGAACTTGGCGAGATGCAGACAAAAAGAACCCGGCTCGTGGAATGAGTTATAGAGCACCAACGCCCGAGGGTTTGAAACCTAAAGACCTTATTGGCGTACCTTGGCGTTTGGCGTTTGCACTACAAGCAGATGGATGGTATTTGCGTTCCGACATTATATGGTATAAACCAAACTGCCAGCCAGAATCAGTAAGGGATAGACCTACACAATCTCATGAATACCTTTTTTTATTAACAAAGTCAGAGAAGTACTTATACAATTCTGAGGCAATCAAAGAAGATACTAAAGATAAGAAAGGCAAACGGAATGCCCGAACTGTTTGGGAGGTCAATACTGAGCCTTACAAAGAAGCTCATTTTGCAGTGTTTCCTTCAAAACTTGTAAAACCATGTATCTTAGCCGGTAGCAATCCCGGCGATTATATACTTGATCCTTTTGCCGGTTCAGGTACAGTAGGTGAAGTAAGTATGGCATTAAATCGAAAGTTTGTCGGTATCGAATTGAACAGTGATTATGTCGATTTAGCTAAACGTAGAATAATAAAGTCAATTCCTTCTATTATTTACTTTGAACGTCCTCAGATTCAGGCAGAACCGGTGTAA
- a CDS encoding helix-turn-helix domain-containing protein, producing MDIAKTIRAIREKKGIKQVEMAERLNMERSNYSRLEKRGNDLSINQVIEIAKALETTPFDILFPIEAKNYRRSVSRITKLEEQNDYMLNNQRKIEAFMTLVMELGKGFEGFGITKEVFQKQLDPDGKLEQWAKEKITSFDKDL from the coding sequence ATGGACATTGCCAAGACTATAAGAGCAATCCGAGAAAAGAAGGGAATAAAACAGGTGGAAATGGCTGAACGGCTGAACATGGAACGAAGCAATTACAGCCGATTAGAGAAGCGGGGAAATGATTTGTCTATAAATCAGGTGATTGAGATAGCCAAAGCCTTAGAAACCACTCCTTTCGATATTTTATTTCCTATAGAAGCAAAAAATTATAGAAGATCAGTTAGCCGAATAACCAAATTAGAAGAACAAAACGACTATATGCTCAACAATCAGCGTAAAATTGAAGCTTTTATGACGCTGGTTATGGAATTAGGTAAAGGCTTTGAAGGTTTTGGAATAACTAAAGAAGTATTTCAAAAACAGTTAGACCCAGACGGTAAGTTAGAACAATGGGCAAAAGAGAAAATAACTAGTTTTGATAAAGATCTATAA
- a CDS encoding toll/interleukin-1 receptor domain-containing protein — translation MKVFLSHNSADKLLVEIIGDKLRKDNLDPWLDKWNLVPGDPWQEALEEALDECQVCIVFFGKSGIGPWQNEEMRSAIEQRVSDKSKAFKVIPVLLPGVHQDKDLKIPRFIKRLTWVNFSNSIDEDEAYSSLLWGITGVKPVKKK, via the coding sequence ATGAAAGTATTTCTATCCCACAACTCAGCCGATAAGTTACTAGTTGAAATAATAGGCGACAAGCTACGCAAGGACAATTTAGATCCTTGGCTTGACAAATGGAATCTTGTACCAGGTGACCCATGGCAAGAAGCCCTTGAAGAAGCACTCGACGAATGTCAAGTATGCATCGTATTTTTTGGCAAAAGTGGTATAGGCCCATGGCAAAATGAAGAAATGCGTTCAGCCATTGAACAAAGAGTCTCAGATAAAAGCAAGGCATTTAAAGTTATACCAGTATTATTGCCGGGAGTTCATCAAGATAAAGATTTAAAAATTCCTAGATTTATTAAACGTCTTACATGGGTTAATTTTAGCAATAGTATTGATGAGGATGAAGCCTATAGCTCCTTACTGTGGGGAATAACTGGAGTTAAGCCTGTAAAAAAAAAATAG
- a CDS encoding VapE domain-containing protein has product MTTILIIFSMAKIDQKKYAPSEQIPIITRIQDYLSERYAFRLDIVANVLQYKSVSSTCFREMNESNLLKELYEIGFNRFKDQLKALLKSDFIPEYDPFKAYFEGLPSWDETQPDYIAELLSYVKVKDADWFAIMFKKMLIRSVACAIGVAKFNKQCFVLYGPQDDGKTSFLRFLCPPALKDYYKENIDFENKDGRIALGENFLINLDELSSLSKSDTNKFKAYLTEERVKVRRPYAERETIIIRRASFLGSTNQNEFLTDVTGNVRWLVFETNSINHDKGGPKGYSANVDINNVWAQAYALLKSGFQYQLTREELARSEGNNRQHQRTTAEIDLINHYFQPADKTTPKAEFLTATEIARRLTILIEGKVRVNDNNVGKALTLLGYQQLSVRRAAGAFPVKGYWVVQVLAETKFQ; this is encoded by the coding sequence ATGACAACAATTCTAATCATTTTTTCTATGGCAAAGATAGACCAAAAAAAGTATGCTCCAAGTGAGCAGATACCAATTATTACCCGCATACAAGACTATCTATCAGAGCGGTATGCTTTTCGCCTTGATATTGTGGCCAACGTGCTACAGTATAAATCAGTTAGTTCGACTTGTTTCCGGGAAATGAATGAAAGCAACCTTCTGAAAGAGTTGTACGAGATAGGTTTCAATCGGTTTAAAGATCAATTAAAAGCCTTATTAAAGTCTGATTTCATCCCAGAATACGACCCCTTCAAAGCCTATTTTGAGGGTTTGCCTAGTTGGGATGAAACCCAGCCTGATTATATCGCTGAACTGCTTTCTTACGTCAAGGTAAAGGATGCCGACTGGTTTGCGATCATGTTCAAAAAAATGCTTATTCGTAGCGTAGCCTGTGCAATCGGGGTAGCTAAGTTTAATAAGCAGTGCTTTGTTTTATACGGGCCGCAAGACGACGGTAAAACGTCATTTCTTCGTTTCCTCTGTCCGCCTGCTCTAAAGGATTATTACAAAGAGAACATTGATTTTGAGAATAAGGACGGGCGTATTGCTCTGGGTGAAAACTTTCTTATTAATCTTGATGAATTGTCTTCCCTGTCAAAATCAGATACCAACAAATTTAAAGCGTATTTGACAGAAGAGCGGGTAAAGGTTCGGCGACCCTATGCCGAACGGGAAACGATCATAATTAGGCGGGCAAGCTTTTTGGGCAGTACTAACCAAAACGAGTTCCTAACAGATGTAACAGGAAACGTCCGTTGGCTCGTTTTTGAAACGAATAGTATCAACCATGACAAAGGAGGGCCTAAAGGATATTCGGCTAATGTTGATATAAATAACGTTTGGGCACAAGCTTATGCGTTGTTAAAAAGCGGTTTCCAATATCAGTTAACTCGTGAAGAACTTGCCCGATCCGAGGGCAATAACCGCCAGCATCAGCGCACTACGGCTGAGATTGATTTGATTAACCATTATTTCCAACCAGCGGATAAAACAACGCCCAAAGCCGAATTTTTGACCGCTACGGAAATAGCACGCCGATTAACTATTCTAATTGAAGGAAAAGTGAGGGTAAATGATAATAACGTCGGTAAAGCACTAACGCTATTAGGTTATCAGCAACTATCCGTCCGTCGTGCAGCGGGTGCGTTTCCTGTCAAAGGCTATTGGGTAGTACAGGTACTTGCCGAAACTAAATTCCAATAA
- a CDS encoding toprim domain-containing protein, which translates to MKSPEIIKQVLQIPITNYLASIGITPVNQAGQQLFYCSPKTNEKTPSLAVNPVKNVFYDWSGEGKGDILSLVQYLNGCTFLEAVQVLENYQLNPPEISFSFSGQSSVCDSTGVEITNVKPLQHQALIQYVEKRGISMKIASRYLREVHYETKGKKYFAAGFPNDSGGYELRNPYFKGSISPKGITTYTVNSSKSVLLFEGFFDFLSALEYYKQPTMPASVIVLNSLTNLSKVIPDLQRFGKVSAFLDTDEAGRKAFAKIKSSAINVIDFSNTYNGFKDFNEYMTMSRTF; encoded by the coding sequence ATGAAAAGCCCTGAAATCATCAAACAGGTTTTACAGATACCTATTACCAATTATTTGGCTAGTATTGGCATTACACCCGTAAACCAAGCAGGCCAACAGTTATTTTATTGCTCCCCGAAAACGAACGAGAAAACCCCGTCTTTGGCCGTTAACCCGGTTAAGAACGTTTTTTATGATTGGAGTGGAGAAGGTAAAGGAGATATTCTTTCGTTGGTTCAATATCTCAATGGTTGCACGTTTTTAGAGGCCGTTCAGGTACTCGAAAACTACCAGCTAAACCCGCCCGAAATATCCTTTTCTTTTAGCGGTCAATCTTCTGTTTGCGACAGCACAGGCGTTGAAATTACCAACGTCAAACCCCTACAGCATCAGGCATTGATTCAGTATGTAGAAAAACGGGGTATATCCATGAAAATAGCTTCTCGCTATCTCAGAGAAGTTCACTATGAAACGAAAGGAAAGAAATACTTTGCCGCAGGCTTTCCAAACGATTCAGGTGGTTATGAGTTACGCAATCCCTATTTCAAAGGCTCCATATCTCCCAAGGGCATTACGACGTATACAGTCAATAGTTCAAAATCTGTTTTACTGTTTGAAGGCTTCTTCGATTTCCTTTCAGCTTTGGAATATTACAAACAGCCTACTATGCCCGCTTCTGTTATCGTCCTAAACTCCTTGACTAATCTATCTAAGGTTATACCAGACCTGCAACGGTTTGGCAAGGTAAGCGCCTTTTTGGATACCGACGAAGCGGGCCGCAAAGCATTTGCTAAAATCAAGTCGTCAGCAATCAATGTCATTGACTTCTCAAACACCTATAACGGCTTTAAAGACTTCAATGAGTACATGACTATGAGCAGGACTTTTTGA